One Anaerolineae bacterium DNA segment encodes these proteins:
- the pstA gene encoding phosphate ABC transporter permease PstA — protein MSQKTSSLRQGYPEGDKLESFIKTRNRWGVIWRTIFMASTVVAIIALTALLYNIINGSFGYVVVQNKIDPAALVLGVEKERLLTAPNTFSSEDDNELAQGIENNPSAIGFFGYAYYQDNADKLRALSVEGVEPNAQTAESGEYLGSRPLYIYSAADVIRSKPQVAGFINYYLTHVNEVVANVGYFPVSGETLAQSRELWLQATANEKTAESPYLLPAVDPSNYDQEAGLAIAGSSTVYPLTREIAKNFRRAGFAGPISIESVGTGAGFTFFCVPDGIDIANASRPIKRAEFEACRKARREPLEFRVGTDALAIVVSQKNDFLQNVTADELRSIFTVANNWSDVNPAWPDTPIERYIPGADSGTLDFFAESVFVEGLPDLPKDTLVAILEANLSTGLMRRLETDKPFSERSRDEVYDLVVERVVEQRIVKSWKLSESIFHKDEIIAFAETVPQGELQFRSWLHWDFLVAPQSSTPELAGIRTAIFGSLWVIFITILIALPIGVGGAIYLEEYAAGVGNPLLRRVNAIIQTNINNLAGVPSIIYGMLGLAIFVRALEPLTSGAMLGLADPTTANGRTILSASLTLALLILPLIIINAQEAIRAVPQSLRQAGMGLGATKWQTIWHHVLPNAIPGILTGNILAVSRAIGETAPLVVIGASTFITVDPTGPFSKFTVLPIQIYQWTARPQDEFRNIAAAAIIILLILLLTLNASAVLLRNRYSRRLI, from the coding sequence ATGAGCCAAAAAACATCATCTCTTCGGCAGGGTTACCCCGAGGGTGATAAGCTAGAATCGTTTATTAAAACTCGTAATCGGTGGGGCGTAATCTGGCGCACCATCTTTATGGCTTCAACTGTTGTGGCCATTATCGCCCTTACTGCCTTGCTTTACAATATCATCAACGGCTCTTTTGGGTATGTGGTGGTGCAAAACAAAATTGATCCCGCGGCCCTGGTTTTAGGGGTAGAAAAAGAGCGGTTGTTGACCGCCCCCAACACGTTCTCAAGCGAAGACGATAATGAATTGGCGCAGGGTATTGAGAACAATCCCTCTGCCATTGGCTTTTTTGGCTATGCCTATTACCAAGATAATGCGGATAAGCTAAGAGCTTTGTCTGTTGAGGGGGTAGAACCGAATGCTCAAACTGCCGAGAGCGGCGAATATTTGGGGTCGCGTCCCCTCTATATCTACAGCGCAGCCGACGTTATCCGGTCAAAACCTCAAGTGGCCGGTTTTATAAATTATTATTTGACCCACGTGAATGAGGTTGTGGCCAACGTAGGTTATTTTCCGGTTTCCGGGGAAACATTGGCTCAATCCAGAGAACTGTGGCTACAGGCAACCGCCAATGAAAAAACCGCAGAATCACCTTACCTTTTACCGGCAGTAGACCCCTCAAACTATGATCAGGAGGCTGGCCTGGCCATTGCCGGCAGTTCAACCGTTTATCCGCTGACGCGCGAGATAGCCAAAAATTTCCGCCGGGCAGGTTTTGCCGGCCCCATCAGTATTGAGAGCGTGGGTACAGGGGCAGGTTTTACGTTTTTCTGCGTTCCTGACGGTATTGATATTGCCAATGCCAGCCGTCCCATTAAACGAGCTGAGTTTGAGGCTTGCCGGAAGGCCCGGCGAGAGCCGCTTGAGTTTCGGGTTGGCACCGATGCCTTGGCCATTGTGGTAAGCCAAAAGAACGATTTTTTGCAGAATGTGACGGCGGATGAACTCCGCTCAATTTTCACCGTGGCCAATAACTGGTCCGATGTCAACCCGGCCTGGCCCGATACACCCATTGAACGCTACATTCCGGGAGCAGATAGCGGCACGCTTGACTTTTTTGCCGAGTCAGTTTTTGTAGAAGGTTTGCCGGATTTACCCAAAGACACCTTGGTAGCCATTTTAGAGGCCAACCTTTCTACAGGCTTGATGCGCCGGTTGGAGACTGACAAGCCTTTTTCCGAAAGGTCGCGGGATGAAGTTTACGATTTGGTGGTTGAGCGGGTGGTTGAACAGCGTATTGTGAAAAGCTGGAAGTTGTCGGAGTCAATTTTTCACAAAGATGAAATTATAGCCTTTGCCGAAACTGTGCCCCAGGGCGAGCTTCAATTCCGCAGTTGGCTTCATTGGGACTTTTTAGTTGCGCCCCAATCCAGCACGCCTGAATTGGCCGGTATCCGTACCGCCATTTTTGGCTCGCTTTGGGTTATTTTTATCACCATTCTCATTGCTTTACCCATTGGCGTAGGCGGCGCCATTTATTTAGAAGAGTATGCGGCGGGGGTCGGCAACCCCCTCTTGCGGCGGGTCAACGCCATTATCCAAACCAATATCAACAACCTGGCCGGCGTGCCCTCAATTATTTACGGGATGTTGGGTCTGGCCATTTTTGTGCGGGCCTTGGAACCCTTAACCAGCGGCGCCATGTTGGGCCTGGCCGATCCCACCACGGCCAATGGCCGGACCATTCTCTCGGCCAGTTTGACCCTGGCCTTGCTCATTTTGCCGCTGATCATCATCAATGCCCAGGAGGCCATTCGGGCGGTGCCCCAGTCCCTGCGCCAGGCGGGGATGGGCCTGGGCGCCACCAAGTGGCAAACCATTTGGCATCATGTGTTGCCCAATGCCATTCCCGGCATTCTCACCGGCAATATCCTGGCCGTATCGCGGGCCATTGGCGAAACCGCGCCGCTGGTGGTGATTGGCGCGTCTACCTTTATCACGGTTGACCCAACCGGGCCTTTTTCCAAATTTACGGTTTTGCCCATTCAAATTTACCAGTGGACGGCTCGCCCGCAGGATGAATTCCGCAATATTGCGGCCGCAGCCATCATCATTCTTTTGATTTTACTTTTAACCCTTAATGCATCCGCAGTGCTACTGCGTAACCGTTACAGCAGGAGGTTAATATGA
- the pstC gene encoding phosphate ABC transporter permease subunit PstC, whose amino-acid sequence MAVEVSTAIPETLAQKSELRKHPRFAETLIEAFLFLCGAISILTTVGIVYVLAKEALLFFGSDEVSLVEFFTGAVWQPAIGKFGIWALLNATLMVSLIAMLVALPLGLAVAIYLSEYASSRARGIIKPILEVLAGIPTVVYGYFALTLMTPVLRSIFGDEVVQIYNTASAGIVIGILVLPLVSSMSEDALHAVPHGLREAAYGLGATKLETALKVVLPAGISGVAAAFIVAMSRAIGETMVVAIAAGAGPNFTMNPFEAAETMTGHIVRISGGDLSYDSIDYNSLFAIGLMLFVITLVLNVISRYVVQYFREEYE is encoded by the coding sequence ATGGCAGTTGAAGTGAGTACAGCTATACCTGAAACGTTAGCCCAAAAATCGGAGTTGCGTAAGCATCCCCGGTTTGCGGAAACGCTCATTGAGGCTTTTTTGTTTTTATGTGGCGCTATTTCAATTTTAACCACGGTGGGGATTGTATACGTTCTGGCCAAAGAGGCCCTGCTTTTTTTTGGCAGCGATGAGGTGAGCCTGGTGGAGTTTTTCACCGGTGCCGTTTGGCAACCGGCCATTGGTAAATTTGGTATTTGGGCCTTGCTCAACGCCACGTTGATGGTTTCATTGATTGCCATGCTGGTGGCCCTGCCTTTGGGTTTGGCCGTGGCTATTTATTTGAGCGAGTATGCCTCGTCCCGGGCGCGGGGCATCATCAAACCGATTCTGGAAGTGCTGGCCGGTATTCCCACCGTGGTGTATGGCTACTTTGCTCTCACCTTAATGACCCCCGTGTTGCGCTCTATTTTTGGCGACGAGGTGGTGCAAATCTATAACACCGCTTCGGCGGGGATAGTGATTGGCATTTTGGTATTGCCGTTGGTCAGCTCAATGAGCGAAGACGCCTTGCACGCTGTGCCGCATGGCCTGCGCGAGGCCGCTTACGGGTTGGGCGCCACCAAGTTAGAAACAGCCCTCAAGGTGGTTTTACCGGCGGGCATATCGGGCGTGGCGGCGGCTTTTATTGTGGCCATGTCGCGGGCCATTGGCGAAACAATGGTGGTGGCTATTGCCGCCGGCGCCGGCCCCAACTTTACCATGAACCCCTTTGAGGCCGCCGAAACCATGACCGGCCATATTGTGCGCATCAGCGGCGGCGACTTGAGCTACGACTCCATTGACTACAACAGCCTGTTTGCCATTGGCCTGATGTTGTTTGTGATAACCTTGGTGCTCAACGTGATCAGCCGTTACGTAGTGCAATATTTCCGGGAGGAATACGAATGA
- the phoU gene encoding phosphate signaling complex protein PhoU → MLRQTFDRDLQKLQDDILVLGSMVEDALIESVSLLKKRDLDGSRQLIEADRRINERRFEIEHETLTLIATQQPMAGDLRILAAVLEVATELERIGDYAKGIANINLMIGEAPLIKPLVDIPRMAEKARDMLHRSLEAFVKRNVELAKLIPKEDDEVDSLYNQVYRELLTMIMANPTVIDQATFLLWVAHNLERTADRVVNICERVVFTVTGEMEEMSAGH, encoded by the coding sequence ATGTTAAGACAAACGTTTGATAGAGATTTGCAAAAATTGCAGGATGATATTTTGGTTTTGGGCAGTATGGTTGAAGATGCCCTGATAGAGTCTGTTTCGTTGCTCAAAAAACGAGACCTGGACGGCTCGCGGCAGTTGATAGAGGCGGATCGGCGGATCAATGAAAGGCGTTTTGAAATTGAACACGAAACCCTGACCCTGATTGCCACCCAGCAGCCTATGGCCGGCGACTTGCGGATCCTGGCCGCCGTGCTGGAAGTTGCTACCGAACTGGAACGCATTGGCGATTATGCCAAGGGCATTGCCAACATCAACCTGATGATTGGCGAAGCGCCCTTAATTAAGCCGTTGGTAGATATTCCCCGGATGGCGGAAAAAGCGCGAGATATGCTTCATCGTTCCTTAGAAGCCTTTGTCAAACGAAACGTAGAATTGGCTAAATTAATTCCCAAAGAGGATGATGAGGTAGACTCCCTTTATAACCAAGTTTACCGGGAGTTGCTGACCATGATTATGGCCAATCCGACCGTTATTGATCAGGCCACCTTTTTACTGTGGGTGGCCCATAACCTGGAACGCACCGCCGACCGGGTGGTCAATATCTGTGAAAGAGTGGTCTTTACCGTGACCGGCGAGATGGAAGAGATGAGCGCCGGGCATTAG
- a CDS encoding substrate-binding domain-containing protein, whose translation MKPSKTLFLVIIVLAIVVVIGMVGLRYLLLDTNPIEVSVLYSTEKEAWLKEVINNFEGQARGRPIEIKLEQLGSREMYLAVLDGEKQPDLISPASSLQIALLQDLSTAKFGTPMVNAADPAACRSVVKTPLVLVAWRERADVLWGDNPNGNMWHRLHDAVVDPAGWKSYGHPEWGYIKFSHTDPLKSNSGLMTILLMTYGYFGKTNGLTADDLLANEAYRQWFAEIENTILDFGSSTGTYMKDIVVYGPSKYDLVAVYEATAIEQAGNAVGRYGELKIYYPPATVLSDHPFCALNAAWVTSEKAEAAQVFVDYLLSRPVQEKALQHGFRPADPTIPLDQPGSPFMQYAANGLKTDLPPEVEIPPGNVLNTLLEVWQRSGQR comes from the coding sequence ATGAAACCAAGTAAAACCCTTTTTCTGGTTATTATTGTTCTGGCCATTGTGGTTGTGATTGGCATGGTGGGGTTGAGGTATCTTTTGTTGGATACCAATCCCATTGAAGTGTCGGTGTTGTATTCTACCGAAAAAGAGGCTTGGCTGAAGGAAGTGATTAACAATTTTGAGGGGCAGGCGAGAGGACGGCCCATTGAAATTAAGTTGGAGCAGCTAGGCTCCCGCGAAATGTACCTGGCTGTTCTTGACGGGGAAAAGCAGCCCGATTTGATCAGCCCGGCCAGTTCCTTGCAAATTGCTCTCTTGCAAGACCTCTCCACCGCCAAATTTGGCACGCCCATGGTGAACGCCGCAGACCCTGCCGCCTGCCGTTCGGTGGTGAAAACGCCCCTGGTTTTGGTGGCCTGGCGTGAACGGGCCGATGTGCTGTGGGGGGATAACCCCAACGGCAACATGTGGCATCGTTTGCACGATGCCGTGGTAGACCCGGCCGGTTGGAAAAGTTATGGACACCCGGAGTGGGGGTATATCAAATTTAGCCATACCGATCCCTTAAAATCCAATAGCGGCTTGATGACCATTTTGTTGATGACGTATGGATATTTTGGTAAAACCAACGGCCTGACCGCGGATGATTTGCTGGCCAATGAAGCCTATCGCCAATGGTTTGCGGAGATAGAAAATACCATTTTAGATTTTGGCAGCAGCACCGGCACCTATATGAAGGATATAGTTGTTTATGGCCCAAGCAAATATGATCTGGTGGCCGTTTATGAAGCCACGGCTATTGAACAAGCCGGCAACGCCGTTGGACGCTACGGCGAGTTGAAAATTTATTATCCCCCGGCCACGGTGCTCAGCGACCACCCTTTTTGCGCGTTAAATGCCGCTTGGGTTACGTCTGAAAAAGCTGAAGCCGCCCAGGTATTTGTGGATTATCTGTTGAGCCGGCCTGTTCAGGAAAAGGCGCTCCAGCATGGTTTCCGTCCGGCAGACCCCACGATTCCCCTTGACCAGCCGGGCAGCCCCTTTATGCAATATGCGGCCAATGGCCTTAAAACCGACCTGCCGCCGGAAGTTGAGATACCGCCGGGCAATGTGTTAAACACGCTCCTGGAGGTTTGGCAGCGGAGCGGGCAAAGATAG
- a CDS encoding HNH endonuclease: MGHILLLNMSFEPLAVITQKRAASLILRGRVEAACAESIEVQSVSAKLRIPTVIRLRRYINVPQRGVCWSRRAVLRRDKYTCAYCGLQPGNHQRGQTLTKYSFTIDHIIPVSRGGKNTWGNTICACPVCNQRKGNRTPHEANMKLRWEPKMPRVNYLVVSGEIPASWKVYLAMSGQSAD; the protein is encoded by the coding sequence GTGGGGCATATTTTACTACTCAACATGAGTTTTGAGCCGCTTGCAGTTATTACCCAAAAGCGAGCGGCATCCCTTATTCTAAGGGGGCGCGTGGAGGCGGCCTGCGCAGAGTCCATCGAAGTGCAGAGCGTTTCTGCTAAGTTGCGTATCCCCACCGTTATCCGGTTGCGACGTTACATTAATGTGCCCCAACGAGGGGTGTGCTGGAGTCGCCGGGCTGTTCTCCGGCGAGATAAATATACCTGCGCTTACTGCGGCCTTCAACCAGGGAATCACCAACGTGGGCAAACACTCACCAAATATAGCTTCACCATTGACCACATTATTCCGGTAAGCCGGGGAGGCAAAAATACATGGGGCAATACCATTTGCGCCTGCCCGGTCTGTAACCAGCGTAAAGGCAACCGCACGCCGCACGAGGCTAACATGAAACTGCGGTGGGAGCCAAAAATGCCCCGGGTGAATTATTTAGTGGTTTCAGGAGAGATTCCGGCAAGTTGGAAAGTATACTTGGCTATGTCTGGCCAGAGTGCGGATTAA
- the pstB gene encoding phosphate ABC transporter ATP-binding protein, with protein MTHNGQSRNGKYALELKDVHCYYGKFRAVKDTSLKIERKKITAFIGPSGCGKSTMLRALNRMNDLVPGAYVEGQVLFHGKNLYDADVDPVEVRRRIGMVFQKPNPFPKSIYDNVAWGAKVNGFKGNMDELVEHSLRQAALWDEVKDKLNESGLSLSGGQQQRLCIARAIATKPEIILMDEPCSALDPIATLKIEDLMRELVESYTIIIVTHNMQQAARASDYTAYFLMDREDRAGTMVEYGVTQQLFTNPTDKRTEDYITGRFG; from the coding sequence ATGACCCACAATGGCCAAAGCAGAAACGGCAAATACGCCCTTGAATTAAAAGACGTGCATTGTTATTACGGCAAATTTCGGGCTGTTAAAGATACAAGTTTGAAGATTGAACGGAAAAAGATCACGGCCTTTATCGGGCCGTCGGGCTGTGGCAAAAGCACGATGCTGCGCGCCCTTAACCGGATGAACGACCTGGTGCCCGGCGCGTATGTAGAAGGCCAGGTGCTGTTTCATGGCAAAAATCTCTACGATGCGGATGTTGACCCCGTGGAAGTGCGCCGCCGCATTGGCATGGTCTTTCAAAAACCCAACCCCTTCCCCAAGAGCATTTACGACAACGTAGCCTGGGGCGCAAAGGTTAATGGTTTTAAGGGTAACATGGATGAATTGGTGGAACACTCGCTCCGCCAGGCTGCGTTGTGGGATGAAGTAAAGGATAAGCTGAACGAGAGCGGCCTCAGCCTGTCGGGTGGGCAGCAGCAGCGCTTGTGCATTGCCCGGGCCATTGCCACCAAACCGGAAATCATCTTGATGGACGAACCCTGCTCGGCTTTGGACCCCATTGCTACCCTCAAGATTGAAGACCTGATGCGGGAATTGGTGGAAAGTTATACCATTATCATTGTTACCCACAACATGCAACAAGCGGCGCGAGCCTCTGATTATACAGCCTACTTTTTGATGGATCGAGAAGATCGGGCCGGAACAATGGTTGAGTACGGGGTAACGCAACAGTTATTTACCAATCCCACCGACAAACGGACCGAAGATTATATTACCGGCCGGTTTGGTTAA
- a CDS encoding arsenate reductase ArsC, with protein sequence MKKKQVLFLCTGNSCRSQMAEGLVNHFLHEQWQAYSAGTEPVGYVHPMAVEVMLELGIDISDNHSKAVDEFKDTPLDLVVTVCDAAAENCPIWLGSSRVVHLGFPDPAQAGGSEIERLAVFQRVRDDIGKTVLTYLAENF encoded by the coding sequence ATGAAAAAAAAGCAGGTACTATTTCTCTGCACCGGCAACTCGTGCCGCAGCCAAATGGCCGAGGGGTTGGTCAATCACTTTCTGCATGAGCAGTGGCAGGCTTATTCGGCGGGTACGGAACCGGTGGGATATGTGCACCCAATGGCGGTAGAGGTGATGTTGGAGTTGGGGATTGATATTTCTGATAATCACTCCAAAGCAGTGGATGAATTTAAAGACACTCCCCTTGACCTGGTGGTGACCGTTTGCGACGCTGCCGCCGAAAACTGCCCCATCTGGTTAGGCTCAAGCCGCGTTGTTCATTTGGGTTTTCCCGACCCGGCCCAGGCTGGAGGCAGCGAGATTGAACGCCTGGCCGTATTTCAACGGGTGCGGGATGATATTGGTAAAACAGTGTTGACCTACCTGGCCGAAAACTTTTGA
- a CDS encoding VWA domain-containing protein — translation MAHKKFTGLILLVLTFILLPGCGGAGPRLGLGGQTVTVSIVYGSEKQEWLEPLVQEYNNAQHKTEQGSTIVIEATPMGSIESMEAIIAQQIQPTVWSPASSVYLPVGAEEWRNKHASELIEGNPNDLVLSPVVIAMWQPMAEALGWPKEPIGWTDIAELAVSEEGWTTYGYPEWGQFKFGHTHPGFSNSGLVAVLAEAYAGAGKQRDLTTEDLGDPALRDFMAQVESSIIHYGTSTGFFGQRMFERGPSYLSAAVLYENLIVAQENKRLQGESAQLPVVAIYPKEGTFWANHPYAILNVPWVSEEQKTAAKDFETFLLANAQQQRAMQYGFRPADPSIPLTAPLDARRGVDPNQPQTVLEVPAAEVIRNVQTLWRQVKKPVDLVLVIDTSGSMSGEKITAARNSLAQFINLLDNRDRVQVITFSSEVNNLTPLSPLADKREDLTRRVSAIIEQGDTRLYDAALIAYNDLQTNGAPKHIRAVVILSDGEDTASTHALAEVMAAMGNAGGEGGHAIKLFTIAYGNDANTDILRQIAELTGGKQFKGDPSTINQIYAEIALFF, via the coding sequence ATGGCGCATAAAAAATTTACCGGCCTGATTTTACTGGTATTGACATTTATTTTGCTCCCCGGCTGTGGAGGCGCCGGCCCCCGGTTGGGTTTGGGCGGCCAAACCGTAACCGTGAGCATTGTTTACGGCTCAGAAAAACAGGAATGGCTGGAGCCGTTGGTGCAAGAGTACAACAACGCCCAACATAAAACCGAACAAGGCTCAACCATTGTGATTGAAGCCACGCCCATGGGTTCAATTGAGTCAATGGAGGCCATTATTGCCCAACAAATTCAACCCACGGTTTGGAGCCCGGCCTCATCGGTGTATTTGCCGGTGGGGGCCGAGGAATGGCGCAACAAACATGCCAGTGAGCTGATTGAAGGAAATCCTAATGATTTGGTGCTCAGCCCGGTGGTCATTGCTATGTGGCAGCCTATGGCCGAGGCTTTGGGCTGGCCCAAAGAGCCGATTGGCTGGACTGATATTGCCGAATTGGCCGTTTCTGAGGAAGGTTGGACAACTTATGGTTACCCGGAGTGGGGACAGTTTAAATTTGGCCATACCCATCCGGGCTTTAGCAACAGCGGCCTGGTGGCAGTTTTGGCCGAAGCTTACGCTGGCGCGGGTAAACAACGCGACCTTACCACAGAGGATTTGGGCGACCCTGCCCTACGGGATTTTATGGCCCAGGTTGAAAGCAGTATCATCCACTACGGCACCAGCACGGGTTTTTTTGGCCAACGCATGTTTGAGCGAGGCCCGTCGTATCTGAGCGCGGCTGTGTTATACGAAAACTTGATCGTGGCCCAGGAAAATAAACGGTTGCAGGGAGAAAGCGCCCAACTGCCGGTGGTGGCAATTTATCCCAAAGAAGGCACTTTCTGGGCCAACCATCCCTACGCTATTCTTAACGTGCCCTGGGTTAGCGAAGAACAAAAAACCGCGGCCAAAGATTTTGAAACTTTTCTATTGGCTAATGCCCAGCAGCAGCGAGCCATGCAGTACGGGTTTCGTCCGGCTGACCCCTCTATTCCCCTGACGGCTCCCCTTGACGCCCGGCGCGGCGTTGACCCCAACCAACCCCAAACGGTGCTGGAGGTGCCTGCGGCAGAAGTTATTCGTAACGTGCAAACTCTCTGGCGGCAGGTCAAAAAGCCGGTTGATCTGGTGTTGGTCATAGATACGTCGGGCAGTATGTCGGGCGAAAAAATCACGGCTGCCCGGAATAGCCTGGCTCAATTCATCAACCTTTTAGATAATCGTGACCGGGTGCAGGTGATCACGTTCAGCAGCGAGGTCAACAACTTAACGCCGCTTTCCCCCTTGGCCGATAAACGTGAAGACCTGACCCGGCGCGTATCGGCCATTATTGAGCAAGGCGACACCCGCCTTTATGATGCGGCCTTGATAGCCTATAATGACCTGCAAACCAATGGCGCCCCCAAGCATATTCGAGCCGTGGTGATCCTGTCCGATGGTGAAGACACTGCCTCTACGCATGCTTTGGCCGAGGTGATGGCGGCCATGGGCAACGCCGGGGGGGAAGGTGGTCATGCCATCAAGCTGTTCACCATTGCCTATGGCAACGATGCCAACACGGATATTCTCAGGCAAATTGCTGAACTTACGGGCGGCAAACAATTCAAAGGCGATCCCTCCACTATCAATCAGATATATGCCGAAATCGCCCTGTTTTTCTAA
- a CDS encoding PstS family phosphate ABC transporter substrate-binding protein, which translates to MQDNFKSKPIFILISLLLMFSMVVACGNAATPAPAQPTEAPQTEEPAQAEEPAQQEETQVEEQPKAEESAKEAASSEAPAASMVALPEVDPLAVSGDIISAGSSTVFPLAERMAERFQDEGYAGNITIDSIGSGAGFERFCTAGESDISNASRPIKDAEIENCKAIGRTPIPFRIGIDAIAVTVSQDNDFVNEVTVEELAKIFSAEAETWADVRADWPAEPIQRFIPGTDSGTFDFFTEEVMEAVYGDTGKEEILGASNLQLSEDDNVLVQGIQGSPYAIGFFGYAYYNENQDVLQPISIAGVAPTAQSAEDGSYHLSRPLFMYSDPAILAEKPQVAAFLNFVLTNVNDEIVDVGYFPLSGVALDESKQNWLEAMGAAGTMAEKPAATAGEAMSGLPEVDPLAVTGDIISAGSSTVFPLSERMAERFQDEGYAGNITIDSIGSGAGFERFCVAGESDISNASRAIKDSEVESCRAIGREPLEFRVGTDAIAVSVSTDNDFVTDVTLEELALIFSTAETWADVRSDWPAEPIQRFIPGTDSGTFDFFVEEIFEENEEPILSAGNLQLSEDDNVLVQGIQGSPYAIGFFGYAYYNENQDTLNAISLEGAPPMAESAEDGSYPLARPLFIYSTADIIQEKPQVGAFINFYLANVNDEILDVGYFPASDAALGEAKAKLLAALQ; encoded by the coding sequence ATGCAGGACAACTTTAAGTCAAAACCTATTTTTATTCTGATTAGTTTGTTACTCATGTTCAGTATGGTGGTTGCTTGTGGCAACGCCGCAACGCCGGCCCCAGCGCAGCCTACTGAGGCCCCTCAAACCGAAGAACCGGCTCAAGCTGAAGAGCCGGCGCAACAAGAAGAAACCCAGGTTGAAGAACAGCCAAAAGCCGAAGAATCGGCCAAAGAGGCTGCGTCCTCAGAAGCCCCGGCGGCCAGTATGGTGGCCCTGCCTGAAGTTGATCCGTTAGCGGTAAGTGGCGACATCATCAGTGCGGGTAGCTCAACCGTGTTCCCCTTGGCGGAGCGTATGGCCGAGCGTTTTCAGGACGAAGGTTACGCCGGGAACATTACCATTGACAGTATTGGCAGTGGGGCCGGTTTTGAGCGCTTCTGCACCGCCGGTGAGAGTGACATCAGCAATGCCTCTCGCCCAATCAAGGATGCCGAAATAGAGAACTGTAAAGCAATTGGCCGCACTCCCATTCCCTTCCGCATTGGCATTGACGCCATTGCCGTAACCGTAAGCCAGGACAATGATTTTGTGAACGAGGTGACGGTTGAGGAATTGGCCAAAATTTTCTCGGCAGAAGCAGAAACGTGGGCCGATGTGCGCGCCGATTGGCCGGCGGAGCCGATTCAACGCTTCATTCCAGGCACAGACAGTGGCACGTTTGACTTTTTCACCGAAGAAGTAATGGAAGCCGTGTATGGTGATACGGGTAAAGAAGAAATCTTGGGCGCCAGCAACTTGCAGTTGAGTGAAGACGATAACGTATTGGTCCAGGGCATCCAGGGCAGTCCGTATGCCATTGGTTTCTTTGGTTATGCCTACTACAATGAAAATCAAGATGTCCTCCAACCCATCTCCATTGCCGGTGTAGCCCCAACGGCTCAAAGCGCCGAAGATGGCAGCTATCATCTATCGCGCCCTCTGTTTATGTACTCCGATCCGGCGATTTTGGCTGAAAAGCCGCAGGTGGCCGCTTTTCTTAACTTTGTGCTGACTAACGTAAATGACGAGATTGTGGATGTAGGCTACTTTCCACTCAGTGGCGTTGCCCTGGATGAATCAAAGCAAAATTGGCTTGAGGCGATGGGCGCCGCCGGTACTATGGCCGAAAAACCTGCCGCAACAGCCGGAGAAGCCATGTCTGGGTTGCCCGAAGTTGATCCCCTGGCCGTAACCGGCGACATCATCAGTGCGGGTAGCTCGACCGTATTTCCCTTGAGTGAACGCATGGCGGAACGGTTCCAGGATGAAGGATATGCCGGGAACATTACCATTGACAGCATTGGCAGCGGGGCCGGGTTTGAACGGTTCTGCGTGGCCGGTGAAAGTGACATCAGTAATGCCTCGCGGGCGATCAAGGACAGTGAAGTAGAGAGTTGCCGGGCGATTGGGCGTGAGCCGCTTGAGTTCCGCGTGGGTACGGATGCCATTGCGGTCTCGGTGAGTACAGACAATGATTTTGTGACGGATGTCACTCTGGAAGAGTTGGCCCTGATCTTCAGCACGGCGGAGACGTGGGCCGATGTGCGTAGCGATTGGCCGGCGGAGCCGATTCAACGGTTCATTCCGGGCACAGACAGCGGCACGTTTGACTTTTTTGTCGAGGAAATCTTTGAGGAGAATGAAGAGCCGATCTTGAGCGCCGGCAACTTGCAGTTGAGTGAAGACGACAACGTGCTGGTGCAGGGCATTCAGGGCAGCCCGTATGCCATTGGCTTTTTTGGCTATGCCTACTATAACGAGAACCAGGACACCTTGAATGCGATTTCGCTGGAGGGGGCGCCCCCGATGGCAGAGAGTGCGGAAGACGGCAGTTATCCGCTGGCGCGACCGCTGTTCATCTACTCCACGGCCGACATCATTCAAGAGAAGCCACAAGTGGGCGCGTTCATCAACTTCTATCTGGCCAACGTCAATGATGAAATTCTGGACGTGGGCTACTTCCCCGCCAGTGATGCGGCGTTGGGTGAAGCCAAAGCCAAACTGCTGGCTGCGCTTCAGTAG